From a region of the Lactuca sativa cultivar Salinas chromosome 4, Lsat_Salinas_v11, whole genome shotgun sequence genome:
- the LOC111884912 gene encoding uncharacterized protein LOC111884912 — translation MASLVSTSKAIGQMFKCNNGGRQLIRCLRNNSKVENRSFRSISRVETCQSIVNSHEVVLPFSHFSRSIQRRGFLGIGDGDEGNKSGVSKVHEETCIMGYSPEQMYAVVAAVDMYQDFLPWCRRSDIVKRHSDGSIDAELEIGFKFLVESYVSHVELIKPKLIKTTASKSSVFHHLINIWEFNPGPVPGTCNLHFVVDFKFQSPLYSQVASMFFKEVVSRLVGSFSDRCRLIYGPGVPVNKS, via the exons ATGGCATCGCTGGTCTCAACTTCAAAGGCCATTGGGCAGATGTTTAAGTGCAATAACGGAGGTAGACAGTTAATCAGATGCTTAAGGAACAATTCCAAAGTAGAAAATCGATCCTTCAGAAGCATTTCAAGAGTTGAAACATGTCAATCAATTGTTAATAGTCATGAAGTAGTATTGCCTTTTTCACATTTTAGTAGGAGTATTCAAAGGAGAGGATTTCTTGGCATTGGTGATGGAGACGAAGGAAATAAAAGTGGTGTATCAAAAGTTCATGAAGAGACTTGTATTATGGG atATTCCCCAGAGCAAATGTATGCAGTTGTTGCTGCTGTTGACATGTATCAAGATTTTCTTCCATGGTGTAGAAGATCAGACATAGTGAAACGTCATTCTGATGGATCTATTGATGCTGAGCTGGAAATTGGGTTTAAGTTTCTTGTTGAAAGCTATGTCTCTCATGTCGAATTAATCAAACCCAAATTAATCAAG aCAACTGCATCAAAAAGTAGTGTTTTCCACCATTTAATAAACATTTGGGAGTTCAATCCAGGACCTGTTCCAGGGACTTGCAACCTTCATTTTGTTGTAGATTTTAAGTTCCAATCACCATTATATTCACAG gtAGCATCCATGTTCTTCAAGGAGGTGGTGTCGCGACTGGTGGGTTCGTTCAGTGATCGCTGCCGTTTAATTTATGGGCCAGGGGTTCcggttaataaatcataa